The following are encoded in a window of Sphaerisporangium siamense genomic DNA:
- the xylB gene encoding xylulokinase has product MTRVAGVDSSTQSCKVVVRDAETGALVREGRAPHPPGTEVDPGHWWTALGRAIEDAGGLGDVAALAVGAQQHGMVCLDERGEVVRDALLWNDTRSARAARDLVTELGGPRAWAEAVGSVPLASFTVTKLRWLAEHEPGNAARTAAVCLPHDWLTWRLAGAPGVEALTTDRGDASGTGYWSPATGFYRFDLLERALGHRAHVPRVLGPAGEAGRGATLTAGAAEGVRLAAGTGDNMAAALGVGARPGDVVVSIGTSGTVFAVAGEPSSDESGAVAGFADATGRFLPLVATLNAARVLDAAAGVLGVTAAGLSDLALQAPPGADGLVLVPYLEGERTPNRPGATGSVHGLRMANSTSAHFARAAVEGMLCGLADALDALGLDPARVLLIGGGARSEAVRRVAPSVFGRPVLVPEPGEYVADGAARQAAWLLAGSAEPPAWATGATRTYEADPRPEVRARYAEAARGCVPE; this is encoded by the coding sequence GTGACCCGCGTCGCGGGAGTCGACTCCTCGACGCAGAGCTGCAAGGTCGTCGTCAGGGACGCAGAGACCGGGGCCCTGGTCCGCGAGGGCCGCGCCCCGCACCCGCCCGGCACCGAGGTCGATCCCGGCCACTGGTGGACCGCGCTGGGCCGGGCGATCGAGGACGCGGGCGGCCTCGGCGACGTGGCCGCGCTCGCCGTGGGAGCCCAGCAGCACGGCATGGTCTGCCTGGACGAACGCGGCGAGGTCGTCAGGGACGCGCTGCTCTGGAACGACACCCGGTCCGCCCGCGCCGCCCGCGACCTGGTCACCGAACTGGGCGGGCCCCGGGCGTGGGCCGAGGCCGTGGGCAGCGTGCCCCTGGCGTCGTTCACCGTGACCAAGCTGCGCTGGCTGGCCGAGCACGAACCCGGCAACGCGGCCCGCACGGCGGCCGTGTGCCTGCCCCACGACTGGCTGACCTGGCGCCTCGCCGGAGCGCCCGGCGTCGAGGCCCTCACCACCGACCGCGGCGACGCCTCCGGCACGGGCTACTGGTCGCCCGCCACCGGCTTCTACCGCTTCGACCTGCTGGAACGGGCACTCGGCCACCGCGCGCACGTGCCCCGCGTGCTGGGACCGGCGGGCGAGGCGGGCCGGGGCGCGACGCTCACGGCGGGCGCCGCCGAGGGCGTACGGCTCGCGGCGGGCACCGGGGACAACATGGCCGCCGCGCTCGGCGTCGGCGCCCGTCCCGGAGACGTGGTCGTCTCCATCGGCACCTCGGGGACGGTGTTCGCGGTCGCCGGCGAGCCGTCGTCGGACGAGTCCGGCGCCGTGGCCGGCTTCGCGGACGCGACCGGCCGCTTCCTCCCCCTGGTCGCCACCCTCAACGCCGCCCGCGTGCTGGACGCGGCGGCCGGCGTCCTCGGCGTCACCGCCGCGGGGCTGTCCGACCTGGCGCTCCAGGCGCCGCCCGGTGCGGACGGCCTGGTCCTGGTGCCGTACCTGGAGGGCGAACGGACGCCGAACCGGCCCGGGGCCACCGGCTCGGTGCACGGGCTGCGGATGGCCAACTCCACCTCCGCCCACTTCGCCCGCGCGGCGGTGGAGGGCATGCTCTGCGGGCTCGCCGACGCGCTGGACGCGCTCGGCCTCGACCCGGCCCGGGTGCTGCTCATCGGTGGCGGCGCCAGGTCCGAGGCGGTGCGCCGCGTCGCGCCGTCGGTGTTCGGGCGCCCCGTGCTGGTGCCGGAGCCGGGGGAGTACGTCGCCGACGGGGCCGCGCGGCAGGCGGCCTGGCTGCTCGCGGGGTCGGCGGAGCCGCCGGCCTGGGCGACGGGGGCGACCCGGACGTACGAGGCCGACCCCCGGCCCGAGGTCAGGGCGCGGTACGCCGAGGCGGCCCGGGGGTGCGTCCCCGAGTGA
- a CDS encoding styrene monooxygenase/indole monooxygenase family protein, giving the protein MTSSGIGIVGTGISGLTLALRLQQLGVEVTLYAEKTADEMRAGRLPNTVARMRRAQEREEILGSVHGRLEGSLVGGARLHIGGAPPLEFRGTLADPFHAADFRVLLPALYEDYTARGGRVVVTPEPPGAREVDAWSAGHELMVVAAGRRSVAELFPRDGRRSPYDRPQRSLLAGLYAGMTTGDFFSYNVSPGGGEVFSLPMVAHGGLVTGILVEAIPGGPIEPVTKLSYRDDPGLFLHLLEKTLAEHAPRLAERIEPGAFDLVGPDDVLQGGVTPVVRRPFATLPSGRVALAIGDAWVTNDPITGQGANLGSHCAWVTADAIARGGPYDEGFARSLATEMWKVAGPVTDWTNAFLGAPGDHVLRLFAAAALDPFVADHFVNLFGDPVRAWALLGDPEAVDALLASRAEVLSEEGSPATGEV; this is encoded by the coding sequence ATGACCAGCAGTGGCATCGGCATCGTGGGCACCGGGATCTCGGGGCTCACGCTGGCCCTGCGCCTGCAGCAGCTCGGCGTCGAGGTGACCTTGTACGCCGAGAAGACGGCCGACGAGATGCGCGCGGGCCGGCTGCCGAACACGGTCGCGCGCATGCGGCGCGCCCAGGAGCGCGAGGAGATCCTCGGCAGCGTCCACGGCAGGCTGGAGGGCAGCCTGGTCGGCGGCGCCCGCTTGCACATCGGCGGCGCGCCGCCGCTGGAGTTCCGCGGGACGCTGGCCGATCCCTTCCACGCGGCCGACTTCCGCGTCCTGCTGCCGGCCCTGTACGAGGACTACACCGCGCGCGGCGGGCGGGTCGTGGTGACGCCGGAGCCGCCGGGCGCGCGCGAGGTGGACGCCTGGTCGGCCGGGCACGAGCTGATGGTCGTGGCGGCGGGCCGCCGCTCGGTGGCCGAGCTGTTCCCCCGCGACGGGCGCCGCTCCCCCTACGACCGCCCGCAGCGCTCGCTGCTCGCTGGCCTGTACGCGGGGATGACGACGGGTGACTTCTTCAGCTACAACGTGTCGCCCGGCGGCGGCGAGGTGTTCTCGCTGCCGATGGTGGCGCACGGCGGGCTGGTCACCGGGATCCTCGTCGAGGCGATCCCGGGCGGCCCGATCGAGCCGGTGACCAAGCTGTCCTACCGCGATGACCCCGGCCTGTTCCTCCACCTGCTGGAGAAGACGCTGGCCGAGCACGCCCCCCGCCTCGCCGAGCGGATCGAGCCCGGCGCGTTCGACCTGGTGGGCCCGGACGACGTGCTGCAGGGCGGGGTGACGCCGGTCGTCCGCAGGCCCTTCGCGACGCTGCCGAGCGGGCGGGTCGCCCTGGCCATCGGGGACGCGTGGGTCACCAACGACCCGATCACCGGGCAGGGCGCCAACCTCGGCTCGCACTGCGCCTGGGTCACCGCCGACGCCATCGCCCGGGGCGGCCCGTACGACGAGGGGTTCGCCCGGTCGCTGGCGACGGAGATGTGGAAGGTCGCGGGCCCGGTGACCGACTGGACGAACGCGTTCCTCGGCGCGCCGGGCGATCACGTGCTTCGCTTGTTCGCCGCCGCGGCGCTGGACCCGTTCGTGGCCGACCACTTCGTCAACCTGTTCGGTGACCCGGTGCGGGCCTGGGCGCTGCTGGGGGACCCGGAGGCGGTGGACGCGCTGCTGGCATCCCGGGCAGAGGTCTTGAGCGAGGAGGGCTCACCCGCGACCGGCGAGGTGTGA
- a CDS encoding VOC family protein, translating into MGETAMPVHRLNHAVLYVRDVERSVAFYERALGFRVVMGFPGAAFLQAPGSTNDHDLGLFQLGKGAGPSQAGSATVGLYHLAWEVDTLEDLEQTAVRLREMGALVGASDHSTTKALYAKDPDGLEFEVSWLVPASLITEETIAGRSSIQPLDIAREKQRYGATTRGGVGVSIAG; encoded by the coding sequence ATGGGGGAGACCGCCATGCCCGTCCACCGCCTCAACCACGCCGTCCTGTACGTGCGCGACGTCGAGCGCAGCGTCGCCTTCTACGAGCGGGCCCTCGGCTTCCGCGTCGTCATGGGCTTCCCCGGCGCCGCCTTCCTTCAGGCCCCCGGGTCCACCAACGACCACGACCTCGGCCTCTTCCAGCTCGGCAAGGGCGCGGGCCCCTCGCAGGCGGGCAGCGCCACCGTCGGCCTCTACCACCTGGCCTGGGAGGTCGACACGCTGGAGGACCTGGAGCAGACCGCCGTACGGCTGCGCGAGATGGGCGCGCTGGTCGGCGCCTCGGACCACTCCACCACCAAGGCCCTGTACGCCAAGGACCCCGACGGGCTGGAGTTCGAGGTCTCCTGGCTGGTCCCCGCGTCCCTGATCACCGAGGAGACGATCGCCGGGCGCTCCAGCATCCAGCCGCTGGACATCGCCCGCGAGAAGCAGCGCTACGGCGCGACCACCCGGGGCGGGGTCGGCGTCTCGATCGCCGGCTGA
- a CDS encoding zinc-binding dehydrogenase has product MRAVWLREFGGPEVLVPGEAPEPIPGPGQVVIEVAVIGIPFIETQVRSGSAPVPLPRLPIIPGNGVGGTVVAVGPGADPGLVGTRVVTSLGGSGGYAERVAAGVDGLIPVPPGLELAQAVALLADGRTAMGLARAAALRPGEWALVESAGGGVGSLLVQLAVNAGARVVAAAGSARKLDLAAELGAEVTVNYAEDGWDVRVSEAVGDAGVQVVFDGVGGAVGRAAFELLPPRGRFVLYGAAGGTVTHATVAEVFARSLTLITGWQLFASPADITAMAAAALDEAVAGRLRPVIGQTFPLEKAADAHAAIEARATLGKTLLTVPESVPKER; this is encoded by the coding sequence ATGCGTGCGGTATGGCTACGGGAGTTCGGCGGCCCAGAGGTGCTCGTGCCGGGGGAGGCCCCCGAGCCGATCCCCGGCCCGGGACAGGTGGTGATCGAGGTGGCCGTGATCGGCATCCCGTTCATCGAGACCCAGGTCAGATCGGGGTCGGCGCCGGTGCCGCTGCCCCGGCTGCCGATCATCCCGGGCAACGGGGTGGGCGGCACGGTCGTGGCGGTGGGGCCAGGCGCCGACCCGGGGCTCGTGGGGACGCGCGTGGTGACCTCGCTCGGCGGCTCGGGCGGCTACGCCGAGCGGGTCGCGGCGGGCGTGGACGGCCTGATCCCCGTGCCGCCGGGGCTGGAGCTCGCCCAGGCCGTCGCCCTGCTGGCGGACGGCCGCACCGCGATGGGTCTCGCCCGGGCGGCGGCGCTCAGGCCCGGCGAGTGGGCGCTGGTCGAGTCGGCGGGCGGCGGGGTCGGAAGCCTGCTCGTCCAGCTCGCCGTCAACGCCGGAGCCCGGGTGGTCGCCGCGGCCGGCTCGGCGCGCAAGCTCGACCTCGCCGCCGAACTGGGCGCCGAGGTCACCGTGAACTACGCCGAGGACGGCTGGGACGTCCGGGTAAGCGAGGCCGTCGGCGACGCCGGGGTCCAGGTCGTGTTCGACGGCGTCGGCGGGGCCGTCGGGCGGGCCGCGTTCGAGCTGCTGCCCCCGCGCGGGCGCTTCGTGCTGTACGGCGCGGCGGGCGGGACGGTGACGCACGCGACGGTCGCCGAGGTGTTCGCGCGCAGCCTCACCCTGATCACCGGCTGGCAGCTGTTCGCCTCGCCCGCCGACATCACGGCCATGGCCGCCGCCGCGCTGGACGAGGCCGTCGCCGGACGCCTGCGGCCCGTCATCGGGCAGACGTTCCCGCTGGAGAAGGCCGCCGACGCCCACGCCGCCATCGAGGCGCGCGCCACGCTCGGCAAGACCCTGCTGACCGTGCCCGAGTCCGTGCCGAAGGAGCGCTGA
- a CDS encoding DUF998 domain-containing protein: MLPLRRLYPLIAASGMLAGAAMLAAGQLDAPYDRVDLTIGRYAALEHDGYTAIALALFGLSVLPLLAGLRAVRAPVSGWPERLMLGWAGALTGAAVLPGTVATDVLVAVALMCMAGASALMVRRFGEDARWTAAARPLEWLALGAGGGLAALIYVTLPGHQGMVGLVQWALFTVDIAVVAVPLVWLVRMVWLESVSGARAGLENAARGAGSATAVLSRH, encoded by the coding sequence ATGCTGCCCCTCAGAAGGCTTTACCCCTTGATCGCCGCCTCCGGCATGCTGGCCGGGGCGGCCATGCTCGCGGCCGGCCAGCTCGACGCCCCGTACGACCGCGTCGACCTGACGATCGGCCGGTACGCGGCGCTGGAGCACGACGGGTACACCGCGATCGCGCTGGCCCTGTTCGGGTTGTCGGTCCTGCCGTTGCTGGCGGGCCTGCGGGCCGTGCGGGCGCCCGTCTCGGGGTGGCCCGAGCGCCTGATGCTCGGCTGGGCGGGCGCGCTGACCGGCGCCGCCGTGCTGCCCGGCACCGTCGCGACGGACGTGCTGGTGGCGGTGGCCCTGATGTGCATGGCCGGGGCCTCGGCGCTGATGGTGCGCCGCTTCGGCGAGGACGCGCGCTGGACGGCGGCGGCCCGGCCGCTGGAGTGGCTGGCGCTCGGCGCGGGCGGCGGTCTCGCGGCGTTGATCTACGTGACGCTGCCGGGCCACCAGGGCATGGTGGGGCTCGTGCAGTGGGCGCTGTTCACGGTGGACATCGCGGTCGTCGCGGTCCCGCTGGTGTGGCTCGTGCGGATGGTCTGGCTGGAGTCGGTGAGCGGCGCCAGGGCCGGTCTGGAAAATGCCGCAAGGGGCGCAGGAAGTGCGACAGCGGTCCTAAGCCGACACTAG
- a CDS encoding outer membrane protein assembly factor BamB family protein, whose protein sequence is MNRRRLSRAGVALVALCLTVLSAPSATGSVTAPAPPSDTASDTASEFGHGGRGDWPMWQKDPRGLRHNPDERKITPQNVSGLELKWAFAYPRAAGFPRSQPAVVGDTVYFGSPDGKLYARDAATGAARWEFDLTTVGEGRTSVQDGPAVARGKVYFGDSRGYFYAVDQHTGKLAWSQRLDDTITAIVTSSPLVHGNRVYVGVSSGENILGKEHACCTFRGHLNALDADTGKQIWRFYTTPKAEQDGTWPNGQPKYGPSGAGVWSSPAIDPVTRTVYVGTGQNYTGSAGHYDSVLAINADTGRPRWTRKMTDVDTWRIECSLPTPEDRQYCPNFPDGTALDFDLGASPNIIRAHGRTLIGIGQKAGVFHVLDARTGKIIWQRQLSTPMPGGGLSGVQWGTSFDGERLYVSTYMANPGTLFALDPLTGHLLWQTPNPSDGCTTGGAAQFPNVCRLGHGPAVSTTPGLVWLGSMDGKLRAYSARTGEVLWAYDTIQKVQGVNGLPGRGGAVSGGGGAVVSHGMVYVQSGYFFTPYPNPDGSVFLAFGLKS, encoded by the coding sequence ATGAACCGCAGACGGCTCTCCCGCGCGGGAGTGGCGCTCGTCGCGCTCTGTCTCACCGTGTTAAGCGCACCATCCGCGACCGGGTCGGTGACGGCCCCGGCGCCACCGTCCGACACGGCGTCCGACACGGCGTCCGAGTTCGGGCACGGCGGTCGCGGCGACTGGCCGATGTGGCAGAAGGACCCCCGCGGCCTGCGCCACAACCCCGACGAGCGCAAGATCACCCCGCAGAACGTGAGCGGCCTCGAACTGAAGTGGGCGTTCGCCTACCCCAGGGCGGCGGGCTTCCCCCGCAGCCAGCCCGCCGTCGTCGGCGACACCGTGTACTTCGGCTCGCCCGACGGCAAGCTGTACGCCCGCGACGCCGCCACCGGCGCGGCCAGGTGGGAGTTCGACCTGACCACCGTCGGCGAGGGCCGCACCTCGGTGCAGGACGGCCCGGCCGTGGCCAGGGGCAAGGTGTACTTCGGCGACAGCCGCGGCTACTTCTACGCCGTCGACCAGCACACCGGCAAGCTGGCCTGGTCGCAGCGGCTCGACGACACCATCACGGCCATCGTGACCAGCTCCCCGCTGGTCCACGGCAACCGGGTGTACGTCGGGGTGTCCAGCGGCGAGAACATCCTCGGCAAGGAGCACGCCTGCTGCACCTTCCGCGGCCACCTCAACGCCCTGGACGCCGACACCGGCAAGCAGATCTGGCGCTTCTACACCACGCCCAAGGCCGAGCAGGACGGCACGTGGCCGAACGGCCAGCCGAAGTACGGGCCGTCCGGGGCCGGGGTGTGGAGCTCGCCCGCCATCGACCCGGTCACCCGCACCGTCTACGTCGGCACCGGCCAGAACTACACCGGCAGCGCCGGGCACTACGACTCGGTGCTCGCCATCAACGCCGACACCGGCCGTCCCCGCTGGACGCGCAAGATGACCGACGTGGACACCTGGCGCATCGAGTGCTCGCTGCCCACGCCCGAGGACCGCCAGTACTGCCCGAACTTCCCCGACGGCACCGCGCTGGACTTCGACCTCGGCGCCTCGCCGAACATCATCAGGGCCCACGGCCGCACGCTGATCGGCATCGGCCAGAAGGCCGGCGTCTTCCACGTTCTCGACGCCCGCACCGGCAAGATCATCTGGCAGCGGCAGCTCTCCACGCCGATGCCCGGCGGCGGCCTGTCCGGCGTGCAGTGGGGCACCAGCTTCGACGGCGAGCGGCTGTACGTCTCGACGTACATGGCCAACCCCGGCACCCTGTTCGCGCTGGACCCGCTGACCGGCCACCTGCTGTGGCAGACCCCGAACCCGTCCGACGGCTGCACCACCGGCGGCGCGGCGCAGTTCCCGAACGTCTGCCGCCTCGGCCACGGCCCGGCCGTGAGCACCACGCCCGGCCTGGTCTGGCTCGGCAGCATGGACGGCAAGCTGCGCGCCTACTCCGCGCGCACCGGCGAGGTGCTGTGGGCCTACGACACCATCCAGAAGGTCCAGGGCGTCAACGGGCTGCCCGGACGCGGCGGCGCGGTGTCGGGCGGCGGCGGCGCCGTGGTCTCGCACGGCATGGTGTACGTCCAGTCCGGCTACTTCTTCACCCCCTACCCGAACCCGGACGGCTCGGTCTTCCTCGCCTTCGGCCTGAAGTCCTGA
- a CDS encoding STAS domain-containing protein, producing the protein MHRSAEKLRRKKGRTSMPASQHGPHVEIRVERLEHCTVLSVVGEFDFEATPMFYAHIDGAWPSDQEGPRVVIDLHEVRFCDSAGLGALVYAFNQVTSAKGRLLLAAVPPHLRRRMRISGLERHLQSRETVEQAVKELCEP; encoded by the coding sequence ATGCACAGATCCGCCGAAAAGCTACGTCGGAAGAAGGGACGCACCTCCATGCCAGCGTCACAGCACGGGCCTCATGTGGAAATCCGTGTTGAGCGGCTGGAGCATTGCACCGTGCTCAGCGTCGTGGGCGAGTTCGACTTCGAGGCCACGCCGATGTTCTACGCCCACATCGACGGGGCATGGCCCTCTGACCAGGAGGGTCCCCGTGTCGTCATCGACCTCCACGAGGTGCGCTTCTGCGACTCGGCGGGGCTCGGCGCGCTCGTCTACGCGTTCAACCAGGTGACCTCGGCCAAGGGACGGCTCCTGCTGGCCGCCGTCCCTCCCCATCTGCGGCGGCGGATGCGGATCAGCGGCCTGGAGCGTCACCTGCAGTCGCGCGAGACGGTCGAGCAGGCCGTCAAGGAACTCTGCGAGCCCTGA
- a CDS encoding carboxylesterase/lipase family protein, translating into MKPKYGLSALVALALLGMMTPTQAASRSAPACAPGTTVATDTGQVCGTTGDGVRSWLGVPYAEPPVGDLRWSPAKRHAPWTDVLQATERGSACPQAGVLGQPSENEDCLKLNIATPADTGAGGLPVMVEFHGGGFRFGSPGPGAYLAQAGNVVHVGVGYRLGIFGFLSHKALGPNAGNYALSDQQEALRWVRHNIARFGGDPRNVTIFGASAGGSSVCAHTASPTAAGLFQKGIVQSGEYNSLRGGDTTWQTQDCKSALPTQAEAQAQGARFATALKCEQTADVAACLRALPVKTLLDQSSDGLAPDRGTLAPIVDGRILTMSPAEAFAKGKVNRVALMHGVGRDEVQLAPATTPEQYEALVKQQYGSLAPEVFARYPLNRFPEPAAFIAYRTIVADSNSVCPALLNDERLSRRIPVYAFEVDNADPPPLFFLDQTKPNGAYHISEVPFLYGPPRSDISANQRTFGNQIVAQWTGFARTGNPTVDGTPLWPRYTHGDPAVMSLVPAGDSAATREIARQHNCAFWNRHAPYVD; encoded by the coding sequence ATGAAGCCTAAGTACGGGCTGAGCGCGCTCGTGGCACTCGCGTTGCTCGGCATGATGACTCCAACGCAGGCGGCGTCCCGCTCCGCCCCCGCCTGCGCCCCCGGCACAACGGTCGCCACCGACACCGGACAGGTGTGCGGGACGACCGGCGACGGCGTACGTTCCTGGCTCGGCGTCCCCTACGCCGAACCCCCCGTGGGCGACCTGCGCTGGTCACCCGCCAAGCGGCACGCGCCGTGGACCGACGTCCTGCAGGCCACCGAGCGCGGCAGCGCCTGTCCCCAGGCGGGCGTGCTCGGCCAGCCCTCGGAGAACGAGGACTGCCTCAAGCTCAACATCGCCACACCGGCCGACACCGGCGCGGGAGGGCTCCCCGTCATGGTCGAGTTCCACGGCGGCGGCTTCCGCTTCGGCTCCCCGGGCCCCGGCGCCTACCTGGCCCAGGCCGGGAACGTCGTCCACGTCGGCGTCGGCTACCGGCTCGGCATCTTCGGCTTCCTGTCGCACAAGGCGCTCGGCCCCAACGCGGGCAACTACGCGCTGAGCGACCAGCAGGAGGCCCTGCGCTGGGTGCGCCACAACATCGCCCGCTTCGGCGGCGACCCGCGCAACGTCACGATCTTCGGAGCCAGCGCGGGCGGGTCGAGCGTCTGCGCGCACACCGCCTCGCCCACCGCGGCCGGGCTGTTCCAGAAGGGCATCGTACAGAGCGGCGAGTACAACTCGCTGCGCGGCGGCGACACCACCTGGCAGACGCAGGACTGCAAGTCCGCCCTGCCCACGCAGGCCGAGGCCCAGGCCCAGGGCGCGCGCTTCGCCACCGCGCTCAAGTGCGAGCAGACCGCCGACGTGGCCGCCTGCCTGCGCGCGCTGCCCGTCAAGACTCTGCTCGACCAGTCCTCCGACGGCCTCGCGCCCGACCGCGGGACCCTCGCCCCCATCGTGGACGGCAGGATCCTGACCATGTCCCCCGCGGAGGCGTTCGCGAAGGGCAAGGTCAACAGGGTCGCGCTGATGCACGGGGTGGGACGCGACGAGGTGCAGCTCGCGCCGGCCACGACCCCCGAGCAGTACGAGGCGCTGGTGAAGCAGCAGTACGGGTCCCTCGCGCCCGAGGTGTTCGCCCGCTACCCGCTGAACAGGTTCCCCGAGCCCGCGGCGTTCATCGCCTACCGGACGATCGTGGCGGACAGCAACTCGGTCTGCCCGGCGCTGCTCAACGACGAGCGGCTGTCGCGGCGGATCCCGGTGTACGCGTTCGAGGTCGACAACGCCGACCCGCCGCCGCTGTTCTTCCTCGACCAGACCAAGCCGAACGGCGCCTACCACATCAGCGAGGTCCCGTTCCTGTACGGCCCGCCCCGCTCCGACATCAGCGCCAACCAGCGCACCTTCGGAAACCAGATCGTCGCGCAGTGGACGGGTTTCGCCCGCACCGGCAACCCGACCGTGGACGGCACACCGCTGTGGCCCCGGTACACCCACGGGGACCCGGCCGTCATGTCACTGGTCCCCGCCGGTGACAGCGCGGCCACGCGCGAGATCGCCAGGCAGCACAACTGCGCGTTCTGGAACAGGCACGCGCCCTACGTCGACTAG
- a CDS encoding DsbA family protein yields MSIPDGPDGPPVPVPAGATNTGDGIVHGVGPVTVDAYIDFQCPFCKQFALTSGPTLDKLVESRAITLVYHPMAFLDAASTNRYSSRAASASGCAADRGGFVPYHYALYVEQPPEGGPGLSDDELIALGPAAGVEDPSFVVCVRAHRYVDWAAAVTAAAARRGVNATPTVFVQGVSVPANPQMIASAVAAVTA; encoded by the coding sequence ATGAGCATTCCCGACGGCCCGGACGGTCCACCCGTCCCGGTACCCGCGGGCGCCACCAACACCGGGGACGGCATCGTCCACGGCGTCGGCCCCGTCACGGTGGACGCCTACATCGACTTCCAGTGCCCGTTCTGCAAGCAGTTCGCGCTCACCTCGGGCCCGACCCTGGACAAGCTGGTGGAGAGCCGCGCGATCACGCTGGTGTACCACCCGATGGCCTTCCTGGACGCCGCGTCCACCAACCGGTACTCGTCGCGGGCGGCCTCGGCCTCGGGGTGCGCCGCCGACCGCGGCGGGTTTGTGCCGTACCACTACGCGCTGTACGTCGAGCAGCCCCCCGAGGGCGGCCCCGGCCTCAGCGACGACGAGCTGATCGCGCTCGGCCCGGCGGCCGGGGTCGAGGACCCGAGCTTCGTGGTGTGCGTGCGCGCGCACCGGTACGTGGACTGGGCGGCGGCGGTGACGGCGGCGGCCGCGCGGCGCGGGGTGAACGCGACGCCGACGGTCTTCGTCCAGGGCGTGTCCGTCCCGGCCAACCCCCAGATGATCGCTTCAGCGGTCGCCGCGGTCACCGCCTGA
- a CDS encoding TetR/AcrR family transcriptional regulator, with protein MSATRQPEPSRRRWGRQAEAERNDHLVLEAARTVFAEQGAGAPMAALAEEAGVGIATFYRRYGSKEELLQRLCLLSMRESIAAAREALAGDGDGWSAIAHYVRRCVAARVGALAPAAGTIAVTDEMTAAAELGRELIEELAARGRADGSVRGDLAPLDVSYLVEHLSRIPRRAPEQAGVCDRLLAIALDGLRAPARVSDLPGTPPTWENYGARWYERAE; from the coding sequence GTGAGCGCGACGAGACAGCCGGAGCCGTCCCGGCGGCGGTGGGGCCGCCAGGCCGAGGCGGAGCGCAACGACCACCTCGTGCTGGAGGCCGCGCGCACCGTCTTCGCCGAACAGGGCGCGGGCGCCCCCATGGCCGCGCTCGCCGAGGAGGCCGGCGTCGGCATCGCGACCTTCTACCGCAGGTACGGCAGCAAGGAGGAACTCCTGCAGCGGCTGTGCCTGCTGTCCATGCGCGAGTCGATCGCCGCCGCCCGCGAGGCGCTCGCCGGCGACGGCGATGGATGGTCGGCCATCGCCCACTACGTCCGCAGATGCGTCGCCGCCCGCGTCGGCGCGCTCGCCCCCGCCGCCGGCACGATCGCCGTCACCGACGAGATGACGGCCGCCGCCGAGCTCGGCCGCGAGCTGATCGAGGAGCTCGCCGCGCGGGGCCGCGCGGACGGCAGCGTGCGCGGCGACCTCGCCCCGCTGGACGTGTCGTATCTGGTCGAGCACCTCAGCAGGATCCCCCGCCGCGCCCCCGAGCAGGCCGGCGTCTGCGACCGTCTGCTCGCCATCGCCCTCGACGGGCTGCGCGCCCCCGCCCGGGTTTCCGACCTGCCCGGAACCCCTCCGACCTGGGAGAACTACGGCGCCCGCTGGTACGAGCGCGCGGAGTAG